One part of the Solea solea chromosome 16, fSolSol10.1, whole genome shotgun sequence genome encodes these proteins:
- the lmtk2 gene encoding serine/threonine-protein kinase LMTK2 — MKSSRHGCVLVLVTGIFMLAFCFSEGAPLRHHHKADRSVGDNVSASLYLSLVVSLTALVVLVVLMVNCVTCCKEREINFKEFEDHFDDEIDFTPPAEDTPSMQSPAEVYTLAVSPVALPGPPHLQPPGRVTEGSTSFQVARHNLSYIQEIGNGWFGQVLLSEIYTDPGGARVVVKELKANASAKEQNDFLQQGDPYRVLQHPNILQCLGQCVEAIPFLLVFEYCEMGDLRGYLSQQDWMFRNAELLQLQRMACEIAAGVTHLHKHNFLHSDLALRNCFLTADLTVKVGDYGIGPYRYKEDYIITEDDEFAPLRWLAPELVGERHGGVITLEQTKHSNVWALGVTLWELFENAAQPYPHLSDREVLNHVIKEHQVKLFKPQLELPYSERWYEVLQFCWLSPDKRATAEEVHRLLIYLRMQGQKDIGEDFEQRWDALKPNPSTRLTTVSHSSFPILEQFADDALRQEIDEVLTVTETSRGLSFEYVWEAAKHDHYEGNHARSSIDTTLNYQSMFFPVSSEDIQAHFPDPAARAVATGGGNIESGISGILPVFDAQNSSNGNEYYIQLEEQGESTVGEHGNMGQDMNFSSGHPDFVVLQDVRLDESSTDADFFHQSIDSKDSYLPDSHIWSSLENDSPYHTNIFTEGGSRLEESPSWRQNFMELPERNGNPFHEHVPSDVQEAGQDKHYGNSFLVDCSEVSHQADPVKVEGENTDVMRLLNTEKPAENFMFFRDQNLMKDGSIFSQPQQNFLSPGLAHEPEQRFKMSSWDNLQNLGSLNTVDTYLKPPVSSTFPRQDPLDSPSTSLGEFSQSLLENETLVPSITVVTEDNISNQMLVQNSSSTEDLGLLQPSDRGIDSGFDSTSERFNVDISQSDDHTPVFSESATIDSLCTDAKIPSLEEDDLGTLNDSSQLVESVTPENLQDHALFSHSEDLTSHDLLSELLEDADVELETTLSDHEESFIDTHGEPLVRSSLLVSGPSLDQISQDSLLEDSMSTTLPTVDNSAETPDSLDSFDIHRLGEQGVELNSHVAQHKLQPPYKIADSGYETENLESPEWNFRPNVSVPSPVKNGMEVAKEEEEEMEDSTAATSLIPPEIIISEVQGVLDIHSENHCEDQQPDPIAPAEEPLTGSNYRDSAYFSDNESEPEKKSEEIAGAPAEATWLRELTDEVIATSEGLAPEVNEEEEVTSLFSVDETQVGLSSEADSDITEKCERAATNSQSEDENKLDSFRDKTSPDQPAPSEHPEASSSLPSDTPLKPENAGHAKLTRTYASDGHKIKEPDMEGRYLGKRDGSGLDAQEDGVDADEEDENSDDSDDDIRAYQLHSSSSDSEDDVVHTVPIVVSDDSSAKNLKSLLKPSTLNIDASSSPFPERFNADNSRRAVSFFDDVTVYLFDQETPTKELADHSSGLNSQVPELSSPVSNASYLNRFTNSESSTDEEGGGFEWDDDFSSPSPAYLPKMDKSPASKAVSSSAAAHFSSPPTVAGRVLEPSWTSSSNYSRFSISPASIASFSLTHLTDSDIEQGGSSEDGEKD; from the exons ATCGAAGTGTAGGCGACAATGTGTCTGCCTCTCTCTACCTGTCTTTAGTGGTGTCTCTGACAGCACTTGTGGTCTTGGTGGTGTTGATGGTGAACTGTGTGACCTGCTGCAAGGAAAGGGAAATCAACTTTAAG GAATTTGAGGACCACTTTGACGATGAGATTGACTTTACCCCACCGGCGGAGGACACGCCTTCTATGCAGTCTCCAGCTGAGGTGTACACCCTCGCCGTGTCCCCTGTGGCACTACCTGGACCTCCACATCTCCAACCTCCTGGCCGTGTCACAG AGGGATCCACAAGCTTCCAGGTTGCACGTCACAATCTGAGTTACATCCAGGAGATTGGCAATGGCTGGTTTGGCCAG GTCCTTCTGAGTGAAATCTACACAGATCCAGGTGGCGCCAGGGTTGTTGTTAAAGAGTTGAAAGCAAATGCAAGTGCCAAGGAGCAGAATGACTTCCTGCAGCAAGGGGACCCATACAG AGTGTTGCAGCATCCAAACATCTTACAGTGCCTCGGACAGTGCGTTGAGGCCATTCCCTTCCTGCTTGTCTTTGAGTACTGTGAAATG gggGATTTGCGGGGCTATCTGTCTCAGCAGGATTGGATGTTCAGAAATGCTGAGTTGCTGCAACTACAGAGGATGGCCTGTGAAATTGCTGCTGGTGTCACCCACCTTCACAAACACAACTTCCTGCACAG TGATTTAGCTCTGAGGAACTGCTTCCTGACTGCAGACCTGACTGTCAAAGTGGGAGACTACGGAATAGGACCTTACAGATACAAA GAGGATTACATCATCACTGAGGATGACGAATTTGCTCCCCTTCGCTGGTTGGCTCCTGAGCTGGTGGGCGAGCGCCATGGGGGTGTGATCACTTTAGAGCAGACCAAGCACAGCAATGTGTG GGCCTTGGGGGTGACATTGTGGGAGCTCTTTGAGAATGCTGCTCAGCCGTACCCACATCTGTCTGACCGTGAAGTCCTTAACCATGTGATCAAGGAACACCAAGTCAAACTCTTTAAGCCACAGCTGGAGCTGCCTTATTCTGAGAGATG GTATGAGGTCCTCCAATTCTGCTGGCTCTCTCCGGACAAGCGGGCTACAGCAGAAGAAGTGCACCGCTTGCTTATCTACTTGCGCATGCAAGGTCAAAAGGATATAGGAGAAGATTTTGAGCAACGCTGGGATGCTCTGAAACCAAACCCCTCCACACGGCTGACCACTGTTAGCCATTCCTCTTTTCCTATCTTGGAACAGTTTGCTGATGATGCTTTGCGGCAAGAGATCGACGAAGTTCTCACTGTCACTGAAACTAGCAGAGGTCTCAGCTTTGAGTATGTTTGGGAGGCAGCTAAACATGACCACTATGAAGGCAACCACGCCCGTTCAAGCATAGACACAACGCTGAACTATCAAAGCATGTTCTTTCCAGTTTCCAGTGAAGACATTCAGGCCCATTTCCCTGATCCAGCAGCCAGAGCAGTGGCTACAGGGGGTGGTAACATTGAGTCAGGAATATCTGGGATTCTACCAGTGTTTGATGCACAAAACTCAAGCAATGGAAATGAATATTACATACAACTAGAAGAACAAGGGGAAAGTACAGTTGGAGAACATGGGAATATGGGGCAAGACATGAACTTTAGTTCAGGCCATCCAGATTTTGTTGTTCTTCAAGATGTCCGTCTGGATGAGTCCAGCACTGATGCCGACTTTTTCCACCAAAGCATTGACTCCAAGGATTCTTATTTACCAGACAGTCACATCTGGTCATCTCTTGAAAATGACAGCCCATACCACACCAACATTTTTACAGAGGGAGGGTCAAGGCTTGAGGAGTCGCCTTCCTGGAGACAGAATTTTATGGAGCTTCCAGAGCGTAACGGGAACCCTTTCCATGAACACGTACCTTCGGATGTTCAGGAGGCAGGTCAAGATAAACACTATGGGAATTCTTTTTTAGTGGATTGTTCAGAAGTCTCTCACCAGGCAGATCCTGTGAAAGTGGAGGGAGAGAACACAGACGTAATGAGGCTTCTGAACACTGAAAAACCAGCGGAAAACTTTATGTTTTTCAGAGACCAGAATCTAATGAAAGATGGATCAATTTTCTCACAGCCACAGCAGAATTTTCTTTCACCGGGTTTAGCCCATGAACCAGAACAAAGATTCAAAATGAGTTCTTGGGACAACCTCCAGAATTTAGGCAGCTTAAACACAGTAGACACTTATTTAAAGCCCCCAGTAAGTAGCACATTCCCAAGACAAGATCCTTTAGACTCCCCAAGTACCAGCTTGGGGGAGTTCAGTCAGTCTCTGTTAGAAAATGAAACGCTGGTGCCTTCCATCACAGTGGTCACGGAAGATAACATAAGCAACCAAATGCTAGTTCAAAATAGTTCTTCCACTGAAGACCTTGGTCTGCTGCAACCCTCAGACAGAGGTATAGACTCTGGTTTTGATTCTACCTCAGAGAGGTTTAATGTTGATATTAGTCAATCAGATGATCACACCCCTGTATTCTCTGAAAGTGCCACCATAGACTCATTGTGCACAGATGCCAAAATTCCCAGCCTTGAAGAAGATGACCTTGGAACCTTAAACGATAGTTCACAGCTCGTAGAAAGTGTAACACCTGAAAACCTTCAAGACCACGCCTTGTTCTCACACAGTGAAGACCTAACAAGCCACGATCTGTTGAGTGAGCTACTTGAGGATGCAGATGTTGAACTGGAAACCACTCTGTCTGACCATGAAGAATCCTTCATAGATACTCATGGGGAACCCCTTGTGAGGTCTTCTCTGTTGGTCTCTGGGCCATCTTTGGACCAGATTAGCCAGGACAGTTTGCTGGAAGACAGCATGTCCACAACTCTACCAACTGTAGACAATTCAGCCGAAACCCCAGACTCTCTAGACTCCTTTGACATCCACCGGCTTGGGGAACAGGGGGTCGAGCTGAACAGTCATGTAGCACAACACAAACTCCAGCCTCCATACAAAATTGCGGACAGTGGATATGAGACGGAGAACCTAGAGTCTCCTGAATGGAATTTTCGGCCTAATGTTTCTGTCCCCTCCCCGGTAAAAAATGGCATGGAAGttgccaaagaagaagaagaagaaatggaaGACAGCACTGCTGCAACAAGTCTAATTCCACCTGAAATCATCATTTCTGAAGTGCAAGGTGTGCTGGATATTCACAGTGAGAATCACTGTGAAGACCAACAGCCAGATCCCATAGCTCCTGCTGAGGAGCCGCTCACTGGGAGTAATTACAGGGACTCGGCCTACTTTTCAGACAATGAATCAGAACCTGAAAAGAAGTCTGAAGAAATTGCTGGAGCGCCCGCTGAAGCAACATGGCTGAGAGAGCTGACGGACGAGGTTATCGCAACCTCCGAAGGTCTGGCACCAGAGGttaatgaggaagaagaggtaacGTCTTTATTTTCTGTAGATGAAACTCAAGTTGGCTTGTCATCAGAGGCCGATTCAGACATCACGGAGAAATGTGAGAGGGCGGCAACcaacagccaaagtgaagatgAAAACAAGTTGGACTCTTTCAGGGACAAGACATCTCCTGATCAGCCAGCACCGTCAGAGCATCCAGAGGCCTCAAGTTCACTTCCTTCTGATACACCATTAAAGCCTGAGAATGCAGGTCACGCTAAACTGACCAGGACGTATGCCAGTGATGGTCATAAAATAAAAGAGCCGGACATGGAGGGGCGTTACTTAGGGAAGCGGGACGGATCGGGTTTAGATGCACAGGAGGACGGTGTGGATGCGGATGAGGAGGACGAGAACAGCGACGACTCCGACGACGACATTCGCGCATATCAGCTTCACAGCTCCAGCTCAGATAGTGAGGACGATGTTGTGCACACAGTGCCGATTGTTGTCTCAGATGACAGTAGTGCAAAGAACCTGAAGAGCTTGCTGAAACCCAGCACGCTGAACATTGACGCGTCATCCTCCCCATTTCCTGAGAGGTTCAATGCAGATAACTCCAGAAGGGCTGTGTCCTTCTTTGACGACGTCACCGTCTACCTGTTTGACCAG GAGACTCCCACGAAGGAACTGGCTGACCACTCTTCAGGCTTAAACAGTCAGGTGCCAGAGTTGAGCAGCCCCGTGTCCAATGCCAGCTACCTGAACCGCTTCACCAACTCCGAGAGCTCCACAGACGAAGAAG GTGGTGGTTTTGAGTGGGACGATGACTTCTCCTCCCCTTCGCCTGCCTACTTGCCCAAGATGGATAAAAGCCCAGCATCTAAGGCCGTGTCCTCATCTGCAGCAGCTCACTTTTCCTCTCCACCCACTGTAGCAGGGCGTGTGCTGGAGCCCAGCTGGACCAGCTCCTCAAACTACTCCCGATTTTCCATCTCGCCCGCAAGCATCGCTAGTTTCTCCCTAACACATCTTACAGACTCTGACATCGAGCAAGGGG GAAGCAGCGAAGATGGTGAAAAAGACTag
- the tecpr1b gene encoding tectonin beta-propeller repeat-containing protein 1, translated as MPITLLWAVDVYGRVYSLSTAGQRWERADDMLLELKRVTAGKDRCWGIGCDHHVYLNIMPSETPIRYKEETYENQRWNPVDGFTDTLLPTDRWPWSDVTGLNPQPLHSFQLPSRSWEWEGDWYVDQSCGGEPSQTGGWEYAVDFPANFSPDKKWNSCVRRRRWIRYRRYIAQGTWTKIPLDNPRKPPLPLCDMSCGGWEMSDQSGRYPYLWGVSQQGQVWFREGIHPRVPEGSSWEEVEVPKEVAQLSAGPGDLLWALLWDGNLMVRTGLSLDSPTGTSWVEVESPVKDNEPLHVAVGVSVVWVVTKDYKLWFRRGVNSHNPCGSGWISIGGEMIMVDVGLNDQVWAVGEDHGLYFRIGVTPSEPSGNGWIPVSAQWGNKKVVVPPRDDCEFSGQLTEASQGSVLSCTESDSDLAPSEPQNGTNDTPVVEAAAPSVVPLGGGDAPTLLLEKDDAPLASQRDLPKPFIPASDSFINSLVSDRDRTSSVQPSITETLQEKVEEKPPAPILPTLETVGPDVPWMNVDLEGAEAARSAQAGGASLAEGSDAATYTLGSLETFQHVGEDDVPAWTWISGGGCDVDAISHISWLSPTGPLTSSLSLTPVQSAAWSEQQQQQQQQEHREEISKKPLERSNSVWMRKGMLRWWRDWKPQRWVDVGVALEQSTRCDGRKDSIFFVYYTQYGEKKYLHVLINEVTALVPVPRDCHYAFAVYTAQRTKHRWPLVLAAQTEEDMNDWLHLLSDCCCMCRGIAGPPSRQALWSTTSKGDIMVHEPSFSLEAAANTLACDLMFWRQVPGHLRCVESNSLGLVWGIGWDGTAWVYSGPTPGDAVEMLQQTDVRSVHMYENQRWNPMTGYTDKGLPTDRPMWSDESGLKECTKGNTQPPSPLWSWVSEWAVDCNVPGGTDKEGWQYAADFPTTFHGHKTMKDFVRRRRWTRKCKITLSGPWEQVPPIQLSDISLMPCLAQSTMDQVPVWALSDKGDVLCRLGVSPQNPAGSSWLHVGTDQPFKSISIGGANQVWAIAKDGAVFYRGSVSPQNPAGECWYHIPSPSRQNLRQLSVGRTSVFSVDENGNLWYRQGVTPSYPQGSAWELISNNVTKVSVGPLDQVWIIADGVPGFPAETVGAVCHRLGVGPVQPKGQSWDYGIGGGWEHISVRGNSAEAPRAPHPAPAASPRSPLLPRPPTQVNGKAVGV; from the exons ATGCCCATCACGCTGCTGTGGGCCGTGGATGTGTACGGCAGAGTGTACAGCCTCTCCACAGCAGGCCAGCGCTGGGAGCGTGCGGACGACATGCTGCTAGAGCTGAAGCGCGTTACTGCGGGGAAGGACCGCTGCTGGGGCATAGGCTGTGACCACCATGTTTACCTCAACATAATGCCCAGTGAAACCCCCATCCGCTACAAGGAAGAGACCTACGAGAACCAG AGGTGGAACCCAGTGGACGGCTTCACTGACACACTGCTGCCCACCGACCGCTGGCCGTGGAGCGACGTGACCGGACTGAACCCTCAGCCGCTCCACAGCTTCCAGTTGCCGTCTCGCAGCTGGGAGTGGGAGGGAGACTGGTACGTGGATCAGAGCTGTGGAGGAGAACCAAGCCAGACTGGG GGCTGGGAATATGCGGTGGATTTTCCAGCTAATTTCTCCCCTGACAAGAAGTGGAATTCCTGTGTCCGTCGTAGGCGCTGGATCCGTTACAGGAGATACATCGCACAAGGCACCTGGACAAAG ATTCCCTTGGATAATCCGAGGAAACCTCCGCTGCCGCTGTGTGACATGAGCTGTGGTGGCTGGGAGATGAGTGACCAGTCTGGAAGGTATCCCTACCTCTGGGGTGTGTCCCAACAAGGACAG GTGTGGTTCAGGGAGGGCATCCACCCTCGGGTCCCAGAGGgctccagctgggaggaggtggaggtgccTAAGGAAGTGGCTCAGTTGTCAGCTGGTCCTGGAGATCTGCTGTGGGCTTTACTCTGGGATGGAAACCTGATGGTTCGGACTGGCCTCAGCCTGGACAGTCCAACCG gcACGTCATGGGTAGAGGTGGAATCGCCAGTGAAGGACAACGAACCTCTTCATGTGGCAGTCGGGGTCAGTGTGGTCTGGGTGGTCACGAAAGACTACAAG cTGTGGTTCCGGCGTGGCGTGAACTCTCACAACCCCTGTGGCTCTGGCTGGATCAGCATCGGAGGGGAGATGATAATGGTGGATGTAGGACTCAATGACCAG GTGTGGGCTGTTGGGGAGGACCATGGCCTGTATTTTAGAATCGGCGTAACCCCGTCTGAACCTAGTGGGAACGGCTGGATTCCTGTTTCTGCCCAGTGGGGCAATAAAAAAGTAGTTGTTCCACCCAG AGATGACTGTGAGTTTAGTGGCCAGCTGACCGAGGCCTCACAGGGCTCAGTTCTGAGCTGCACTGAGTCGGACTCAGATTTGGCTCCTTCTGAACCACAGAACGGCACAAATGACACCCCGGTCGTGGAAGCAGCAGCCCCCTCTGTCGTTCCTTTAGGTGGAGGCGACGCGCCCACACTTCTGCTGGAGAAAGACGACGCTCCTTTAGCCTCTCAACGGGATCTCCCCAAACCTTTCATCCCCGCCAGTGACAGCTTCATCAACAGCTTGGTCTCGGACAGAGACAGAACTTCCTCTGTGCAACCGAGCATTACAGAGACACTGcaggagaaggtggaggagaaaCCTCCCGCCCCGATACTCCCGACCCTTGAGACTGTGGGACCAGATGTCCCCTGGATGAATGTGGATCTGGAGGGGGCAGAAGCAGCTCGGAGTGCACAGGCAGGGGGGGCTTCGTTGGCTGAGGGCAGTGATGCTGCTACCTACACCTTGGGGAGCCTGGAGACCTTCCAGCATGTTGGGGAGGACGACGTCCCAGCTTGGACCTGGATCTCTGGTGGAGGCTGCGACGTGGATGCGATCTCGCACATCAGCTGGCTCAGTCCCACAG GTCCTCTCACCAGCTCTCTGTCACTGACTCCAGTGCAGTCCGCAGCTTGgagcgagcagcagcagcagcagcagcagcaggaacacagGGAGGAAATAAGCAAGAAGCCGCTAGAGCGAAGCAAC TCGGTGTGGATGCGTAAAGGTATGTTGCGCTGGTGGAGAGACTGGAAACCTCAGCGCTGGGTGGACGTGGGTGTCGCTCTGGAGCAGTCCACCAGGTGTGACGGCAGGAAGGACAGCATTTTCTTTGTCTATTACACGCAGTATGGTGAGAAAAAG TACCTTCACGTGCTCATAAATGAAGTGACGGCGCTGGTTCCAGTGCCCAGGGACTGTCACTACGCCTTCGCTGTGTACACAGCCCAGAGGACCAAGCACAGGTGGCCTCTCGTCCTGGCAGCGCAGACGGAGGAGGACATGAATGACTGG TTGCACCTGTTGTCCGACTGTTGCTGCATGTGTCGAGGGATCGCAGGCCCCCCGTCCAGACAGGCCCTGTGGTCCACCACATCAAAGGGAGACATCATGGTCCACGAGCCGTCCTTCTCCCTGGAGGCTGCTGCGAACACACTGGCCTGCGACCTCAT gttctGGCGGCAGGTCCCCGGACACCTGCGCTGTGTAGAGTCTAACAGTCTGGGGCTGGTGTGGGGCATCGGGTGGGACGGCACAGCCTGGGTCTACAGTGGGCCCACGCCTG GAGACGCCGTGGAGATGCTGCAGCAGACTGACGTCAGGAGCGTACACATGTACGAGAATCAGCGCTGGAACCCTATGACGGGATACACAGACAA AGGACTTCCAACAGACCGCCCGATGTGGAGCGATGAAAGTGGACTGAAAGAGTGCACCAAAGGCAACACACAGCCGCCCTCCCCTCTGTGGTCCTGG GTGTCAGAGTGGGCTGTGGACTGCAATGTTCCTGGAGGAACAGACAAAGAAGGCTGGCAGTACGCTGCCGACTTCCCCAC CACATTCCATGGCCACAAAACCATGAAAGACTTTGTCAGACGTAGACGATGGACAAG GAAGTGTAAGATAACACTGAGCGGTCCGTGGGAGCAGGTCCCACCCATCCAACTGAGTGACATCTCCCTGATGCCGTGTTTGGCCCAGAGCACGATGGACCAGGTTCCTGTCTGGGCCCTCAGTGACAAGGGGGACGTCCTGTGTCGGCTCGGAGTGAGCCCCCAAAACCCAGCG GGCAGCTCCTGGCTACATGTAGGCACAGATCAGCCCTTTAAGTCCATCTCTATTGGTGGAGCAAACCAGGTGTGGGCCATCGCCAAAGACGGAGCTGTGTTCTACAGAGGGTCAGTGTCCCCACAAAACCCTGCAG GGGAATGCTGGTACCACATCCCTTCTCCCTCACGGCAGAACCTCAGACAACTGTCTGTAGGTCGGACGTCGGTGTTTTCTGTGGATGAAAATG GTAACCTGTGGTACAGACAAGGCGTCACTCCCAGCTACCCACAAGGCTCCGCATGGGAGCTCATCTCTAACAACGTCACCAAGGTTTCTGTCGGACCGCTAGACCAG GTGTGGATCATAGCAGACGGGGTTCCGGGTTTCCCTGCTGAGACTGTGGGAGCCGTATGCCACAGGCTGGGTGTAGGACCGGTGCAACCCAAGGGCCAGTCGTGGGACTACGGCATAGGG GGAGGATGGGAGCACATCAGTGTGAGGGGAAACTCAGCAGAGGCTCCTCGCGCGCCTCACCCTGCACCTGCTGCATCTCCACGCAGCCCGCTCCTCCCAAGACCTCCAACGCAAGTGAATGGGAAAGCAGTGGGTGTGTAG
- the bri3 gene encoding brain protein I3 — MVDNKPLLQDKPPAYNTVPGAYDYGPQQQQQQQQPQPQPQHGYGAIPPPAPPPYPYPVVQGYPSAQMGPAVSQQPYPGTYAIIQPSVVVVGGCPACRVGVLEDDFTCLGIMCAIFFFPLGLLFCFALRQRRCPNCGATFG; from the exons ATGGTGGACAACAAACCTCTTCTCCAGGACAAACCTCCCGCCTACAACACCGTCCCGGGAGCTTATGACTACGgcccgcagcagcagcagcagcaacagcagccgcagccgcagccacagcacGGATATGGAGCCATTCCTCCTCCCGCCCCGCCGCCCTATCCGTACCCCGTCGTCCAAG GATACCCATCAGCCCAAATGGGTCCTGCTGTATCCCAGCAGCCTTATCCTGGGACTTACGCCATCATCCAACCCTCAGTAGTGGTGGTCGGTGGCTGCCCTGCCTGcag agtTGGGGTCCTGGAGGATGACTTCACCTGCCTGGGGATCATGTGTgccatcttcttcttccccctCGGTCTTCTCTTCTGCTTTGCACTGCGTCAGAGAAGGTGCCCCAACTGTGGCGCCACCTTCGGCTAG